The following are encoded in a window of Telmatobacter sp. DSM 110680 genomic DNA:
- a CDS encoding toll/interleukin-1 receptor domain-containing protein: protein MSKAKYDVFLSYSRADTERVAPLLDELRRMGYCVFFDVQSIDPGEQWKRRLERSVRASRALVLCWSEHARGSDYITFEYSRAEALQKPVFPWLLDRTPLPAMLEVQGITTVDVAQVAAQLKRSLGWTVGRRRKLWAALAVMAAGLTGIALWFVVRPPPPWQFSAQVTDRVTGVPVSGVEVDVVVGQSKMNRAFTGPDGLCTIRLPQPKSSTVHIFLRKQGYERDEAVVPSNKIFITDMEKLP from the coding sequence ATGTCAAAGGCCAAATATGACGTGTTCCTCAGCTACTCTCGCGCAGACACGGAACGCGTAGCACCGCTGCTCGATGAACTGCGGCGGATGGGCTATTGTGTCTTTTTCGATGTGCAGTCGATTGACCCCGGCGAGCAATGGAAGCGTCGGCTGGAGCGCTCGGTAAGGGCTTCACGGGCGCTGGTGCTCTGCTGGTCAGAGCATGCGCGCGGCTCTGACTACATCACCTTCGAGTACTCGCGCGCCGAGGCTCTGCAGAAACCCGTTTTTCCCTGGCTGCTCGATAGGACTCCCCTGCCAGCCATGCTCGAAGTTCAGGGCATTACGACAGTGGATGTAGCGCAAGTAGCAGCTCAGCTTAAGCGGAGCTTGGGCTGGACTGTTGGGCGTAGGAGGAAACTCTGGGCGGCGCTGGCTGTGATGGCTGCAGGCCTAACTGGAATAGCGCTTTGGTTTGTAGTTCGTCCTCCGCCTCCATGGCAATTCAGCGCTCAAGTCACTGACCGCGTCACCGGCGTTCCCGTATCCGGTGTGGAGGTGGATGTCGTGGTCGGTCAGAGCAAAATGAACAGGGCCTTCACCGGCCCTGACGGGCTATGCACCATCCGGCTGCCCCAGCCAAAATCGTCGACCGTTCATATTTTCTTACGAAAACAAGGCTATGAGAGGGATGAGGCGGTAGTACCGAGCAATAAGATATTCATAACGGATATGGAAAAGTTGCCTTAG
- a CDS encoding helix-turn-helix transcriptional regulator produces the protein MSRSIQPPSCPNLSRRQVWGQFFGDLVRDVRVEKGRTVKEAAAESGIEVAEWKAVEAGRVPTSRELIHRMADGLTIDHMGMASLVLFCHEAWEK, from the coding sequence ATGAGCAGATCAATTCAGCCGCCTTCCTGTCCCAACCTATCTCGTCGCCAGGTCTGGGGCCAGTTCTTCGGCGACCTTGTTCGCGATGTTCGGGTCGAGAAGGGCCGTACCGTCAAGGAAGCGGCCGCGGAGTCGGGGATAGAAGTCGCGGAATGGAAGGCCGTTGAAGCCGGCCGAGTGCCGACGAGCCGGGAACTGATCCACCGCATGGCCGATGGCCTGACGATCGATCACATGGGGATGGCCTCCCTGGTGTTGTTCTGTCATGAGGCCTGGGAGAAGTAA
- a CDS encoding choice-of-anchor tandem repeat GloVer-containing protein, whose product MNRNGVGIRHFVQFSIVCIGLFNLVALGIVGCGGGGNSSGGGTPQPTITSVTTACSPSSIVTNQTATCSATVTGTGNYSSTVIWTVSPTGAGTVSSQGIFTPSIAGSATIKATSTQDASKSGTSSITVANPTALTVNITDLPTGTNAKVTVTDPNGALTSVTASQTLNAIPGTYTVAASPVVAGSNTYHATQTTQTTVVVSQATSTVTVDYYNIVPNTTKVLDQAGLQSLTLSPDGTTVSLSSSSEVAASLKAGDVLVSSPATVIPNGLLVKIVSVANSGSIITATVSPATLKDEIIQARFGVDLPFTKAASGAASPQTSMSPKLVKAGVVTSSTALTNPCALAPQVLSLPFAYALPPDQNQNTITASGEVDFCNLHVDFEYSALNLSAKATVNLQQYSNLVVKGQYSTTFDWSQTLDKSDFENQVVCLGNETCQSVLGLPGSIGNALAVITPSITPLVGLTGSASGGLYLGGAEAGSFGAGIQVQNLIASPVFSGTLQQVSYPTGVEGTLDAKGYFGVQAGFQFFGSVTWHVDPRMYVELKADTSANPWWTLWLGDEAYAGITLTVLGFGNDELDTPEYTIYSNQVAQANGTFLGQPTLSSITPPNAMQFGPALTVSLAGSNFVPGAYAAANGSPLPTTFIDPTSVTALIPGSLLATAGTDQISLVNPSPSGESSNPISFTVTGSANWISISPASVSVPAGSIQTFSVIAGAGVSPVWSVQEGSTGGTITSGGVYTAPNQIGTYHVIVASAANPNQSAVATVAIVSGPTISTLHSFNHGTEGANPWGAPIVGSDGNLYGATQAGGNLSCSYISSLNGCGTLYKSDLSGALTTLHSFSGSDGAYPVSSLLEVSNGVFYGTTDFGGSNTSQCVVSGTTVQSGCGTVFKFDSTAGFNSVFSFGPYFSPAGAGPIASFIQANDGTLYGANDVGGSSTCTGSINGQSRSGCGAIFAIKSSSGITGVHTFSGTEGAFPAASLLSQPDGYFYGVTGAGGNTTCSSYDTPGCGTVYQLSSSGTIKTLHSFSSKDGAYPHSSLIRGSDGELYGTTEFGGTTSCSGGAQWSGCGTAFKIDTAGNFSSLHSFSGPDGAYPNGLMLANDGFFYGTTNGGGNSSCTGDFGPGCGTVFRMDSLGNVTVLYTFNGQSDGADPTSAVVQGPDGALYGTAEYGGLYDDGTIYRVSNLNILASNSHGLHSQSIEANPLTPPLERHEHVKFAAPAPPAVP is encoded by the coding sequence ATGAATCGAAATGGGGTCGGCATTCGCCACTTTGTCCAGTTCTCAATAGTCTGTATCGGGCTCTTCAACCTCGTTGCACTTGGGATAGTTGGGTGTGGCGGAGGTGGTAATAGCAGTGGCGGTGGAACTCCGCAGCCCACCATAACCTCGGTGACGACGGCGTGTTCACCTTCATCCATCGTCACGAATCAAACAGCGACCTGCAGCGCCACCGTTACTGGGACAGGCAACTACAGTTCAACTGTGATTTGGACTGTGAGCCCGACTGGCGCAGGAACCGTCAGCAGTCAAGGGATTTTTACTCCTTCGATAGCTGGATCAGCCACCATCAAAGCCACCTCAACACAGGACGCATCGAAATCAGGCACTTCATCTATCACAGTGGCCAATCCAACAGCGCTGACCGTGAACATCACAGACTTGCCGACGGGAACTAACGCAAAGGTCACAGTCACGGACCCAAATGGAGCGTTAACGAGCGTCACTGCATCGCAGACGCTGAATGCAATTCCCGGGACCTACACGGTGGCGGCTTCACCCGTCGTTGCCGGATCGAACACCTACCATGCCACACAGACGACGCAAACGACCGTAGTCGTCTCTCAAGCCACATCGACGGTCACGGTGGACTACTACAACATAGTTCCCAACACGACCAAAGTTCTGGACCAAGCCGGACTTCAATCTCTCACTTTATCCCCAGACGGGACAACCGTTTCGCTGAGTTCCTCGAGTGAAGTTGCTGCATCGCTGAAGGCGGGAGATGTCCTAGTCAGTTCGCCAGCAACAGTGATTCCGAACGGATTGCTGGTGAAGATCGTCTCTGTAGCAAACAGCGGCTCGATCATCACTGCAACCGTGTCACCAGCCACGTTGAAAGACGAGATCATCCAGGCGCGTTTCGGTGTTGATTTACCGTTCACAAAAGCTGCCAGTGGAGCAGCATCTCCACAAACTTCCATGTCTCCGAAGCTGGTCAAAGCAGGTGTTGTCACCTCAAGCACTGCACTCACAAACCCATGTGCGTTGGCTCCCCAGGTCTTATCGCTGCCGTTCGCATATGCACTCCCTCCAGACCAGAACCAAAATACGATCACCGCATCTGGGGAAGTGGACTTCTGTAATCTGCATGTCGATTTCGAATACAGCGCACTTAATCTTTCAGCGAAAGCTACTGTCAACTTGCAGCAATACTCAAACCTGGTGGTGAAGGGGCAATACTCCACTACATTCGACTGGAGTCAGACCCTAGATAAATCTGATTTTGAGAATCAGGTTGTTTGTTTAGGGAATGAAACGTGTCAGTCCGTGCTGGGGCTGCCCGGAAGTATTGGAAATGCACTGGCAGTCATCACACCGAGCATTACTCCACTTGTCGGTTTGACGGGATCGGCTTCTGGAGGCTTATATCTTGGCGGTGCCGAAGCTGGAAGCTTTGGAGCCGGTATTCAAGTACAAAACCTCATTGCTTCTCCGGTATTCAGCGGGACTTTGCAACAGGTTTCATATCCCACGGGAGTAGAGGGAACTCTCGATGCCAAGGGATATTTCGGAGTGCAAGCAGGATTTCAGTTCTTCGGCTCGGTTACATGGCATGTGGACCCCCGCATGTATGTAGAACTCAAGGCTGACACAAGCGCTAATCCGTGGTGGACACTGTGGCTCGGCGATGAGGCATATGCCGGCATAACCTTGACGGTTTTGGGGTTCGGAAATGACGAACTCGATACGCCTGAATACACGATTTACTCGAACCAAGTTGCACAAGCCAACGGAACATTCCTAGGTCAGCCGACGTTAAGCTCGATTACTCCGCCAAACGCAATGCAGTTTGGACCTGCACTCACGGTTTCATTGGCAGGAAGCAACTTTGTTCCTGGAGCATATGCAGCGGCGAACGGTTCTCCTTTACCGACCACTTTCATCGACCCAACATCTGTTACAGCTCTGATACCGGGCAGCCTCTTGGCGACAGCGGGAACTGACCAGATTTCGCTTGTCAATCCGTCGCCAAGCGGAGAAAGCTCAAACCCCATCTCGTTCACCGTAACTGGTTCCGCGAACTGGATCAGCATTAGTCCCGCATCGGTTTCTGTTCCTGCAGGCTCAATACAGACTTTCTCTGTGATTGCTGGTGCAGGTGTTTCTCCAGTGTGGAGCGTTCAAGAAGGATCAACTGGAGGAACCATTACCTCGGGTGGAGTTTACACAGCGCCGAACCAAATTGGAACGTACCACGTTATCGTCGCAAGTGCAGCCAACCCTAACCAGAGCGCAGTTGCGACAGTTGCGATCGTCAGCGGTCCGACGATCAGCACTCTGCATTCCTTCAACCACGGCACGGAAGGCGCAAATCCATGGGGTGCGCCAATTGTGGGCAGCGATGGAAATCTATATGGGGCTACTCAAGCAGGGGGAAATCTCTCGTGTTCGTATATCTCTTCTTTGAATGGCTGCGGCACTCTCTACAAAAGTGATCTATCGGGCGCGCTGACTACGTTGCACAGCTTCTCCGGTTCAGATGGCGCATACCCAGTCTCATCGCTGCTTGAAGTCTCCAATGGTGTCTTCTATGGAACTACAGACTTCGGAGGATCCAACACCTCCCAGTGCGTCGTCTCCGGAACGACTGTTCAATCGGGATGTGGGACTGTATTCAAGTTCGACTCGACGGCTGGGTTCAACTCCGTCTTCTCGTTTGGACCGTACTTTTCACCGGCTGGAGCGGGCCCCATTGCCTCATTCATACAGGCAAATGACGGAACGCTGTACGGAGCTAATGACGTGGGCGGAAGTAGCACGTGTACTGGATCGATCAATGGTCAGTCCAGATCGGGTTGCGGCGCCATCTTTGCGATAAAGTCTTCCTCCGGTATCACTGGTGTGCACACGTTTTCTGGTACGGAAGGAGCATTTCCAGCAGCATCTCTTCTCTCTCAGCCAGATGGTTATTTCTATGGTGTGACGGGTGCAGGCGGAAACACGACTTGCTCCTCGTATGACACTCCAGGATGTGGCACTGTTTACCAGTTGAGCTCATCGGGGACGATCAAAACCCTGCACTCATTTTCCTCGAAGGATGGTGCCTACCCTCATTCATCGTTGATCCGCGGTTCTGACGGAGAACTGTACGGAACCACAGAGTTTGGGGGTACCACGTCGTGCTCCGGCGGAGCGCAATGGAGCGGCTGTGGAACAGCTTTCAAAATTGACACGGCGGGTAATTTCTCGTCGCTGCATTCCTTCTCTGGACCGGATGGAGCTTATCCGAATGGGCTCATGTTGGCGAACGACGGCTTTTTCTACGGGACCACTAACGGAGGGGGCAATTCCAGTTGCACCGGAGACTTTGGGCCCGGATGCGGAACAGTTTTTCGGATGGATTCGCTCGGGAATGTAACTGTGCTCTACACATTTAATGGACAATCTGATGGCGCCGATCCCACGTCCGCAGTAGTGCAAGGCCCCGATGGTGCGCTGTACGGAACGGCCGAGTATGGCGGACTTTATGATGACGGGACCATTTACCGAGTTTCGAATCTGAACATTCTGGCTTCCAACTCGCATGGTCTTCACTCACAGAGCATAGAAGCGAATCCTCTCACTCCTCCACTTGAGCGACATGAGCACGTGAAATTTGCAGCACCAGCGCCACCAGCTGTTCCATAG
- a CDS encoding plasmid partition protein ParG — protein sequence MSSIAKIIEEEIKRLNMNLTVSLHNAFKAATAARGENMTDVLMAYIKAYVEKNSTKGRRR from the coding sequence GTGAGCTCGATCGCGAAGATCATAGAAGAGGAGATTAAGCGCTTGAACATGAACCTTACCGTATCTCTGCATAACGCCTTCAAGGCTGCCACCGCAGCCCGCGGCGAGAACATGACGGATGTCTTGATGGCGTACATCAAGGCTTACGTCGAGAAGAACTCAACCAAGGGGCGGCGACGGTGA
- a CDS encoding recombinase family protein — translation MKRAALYLRVSTVDQHPETQVYDLQQMAAQRGYEIAKEYTDRISGAKARRPGLDEMMRDARRGRFDVVMVWACDRIARSTRHFLEVLDELNRLNIEFISFREQIDTGGPLGRAIVVIIGAIAELERSLIVERVRAGMRRARLEGRHIGRPALDLDHAAIRRDRQRGMSLGQLAREHRVSRTTIHRVLHEHARTAQENVA, via the coding sequence GTGAAACGCGCCGCGCTCTACCTCAGGGTGAGCACTGTAGATCAACATCCTGAGACACAGGTGTACGACCTTCAGCAGATGGCCGCCCAGCGCGGTTACGAAATCGCCAAGGAATACACCGACCGGATCTCCGGCGCAAAGGCGCGCCGGCCAGGTCTGGATGAGATGATGCGCGATGCCCGCCGTGGCCGATTCGATGTGGTCATGGTCTGGGCATGCGATCGCATCGCCCGCTCGACCAGGCACTTCCTCGAAGTGCTGGACGAGCTCAACCGGCTCAACATCGAGTTCATCAGCTTCCGCGAACAGATCGATACGGGCGGCCCGCTGGGCCGCGCGATCGTCGTCATCATCGGAGCGATCGCCGAACTCGAACGCAGCCTGATCGTCGAGCGAGTCCGTGCCGGCATGCGCCGGGCACGCCTCGAAGGCCGACACATCGGAAGGCCTGCTCTCGATCTTGATCACGCTGCCATCCGTCGAGACAGGCAACGCGGCATGAGTCTTGGCCAGCTGGCCAGGGAACACCGCGTATCCCGAACTACCATCCACCGCGTGCTCCACGAGCACGCTCGAACTGCTCAGGAGAACGTTGCATGA
- a CDS encoding CsgG/HfaB family protein, giving the protein MQSFCSSLLLLPVLMFSSLSAQECRPKIAIKTFANPANYTRSTIGNGLTEILTTELQNTGKFNILERSNIDEATKEMDFGTTDYAKGDTFARKGNLLGAQYLLMGKVTNFSYSETGQRKQKINLLGPNTIVIEYQQRADVRVDFRLIKVATGETVLSQAGDAHSTAKSEVSEYGLFQRVIAGAVTLESSSSLIGRATTDAVRDIVSKLNSLHEMVECGDDPWVEKLSSANPTIVAEEGGGLWILGGIGSADGLRVGDRLLIKHDNGVKDKSGKIIYHKLVDVGQMEVTDVGQADHAEARFTADAGAGGRVPQVNDPATVDMEHAKRLRGALGTQTDHPTDVTSNKEQLEQSIKRAESYMHDRFWSQALDEYKHAAALGPSDVRVLAGEALSHYALGDFVEGDGIAEKLIQSDGALIFPIAHYHGMNLCTGQLTIQKGKLAYTGGNGDGFDISGSAVSDVQVRKISKGMMANEKIPDLPIINIRFKDAGGKEKDYQMLPYMYSKDASTTTGKNLASAFPMGDSEIRDMQKFEDSVVQLIHKFVR; this is encoded by the coding sequence ATGCAATCGTTTTGTTCATCCCTTCTACTCTTGCCCGTTCTAATGTTCAGTTCATTATCGGCACAGGAGTGCCGCCCCAAAATTGCCATCAAGACTTTCGCAAATCCAGCGAACTATACGCGGTCAACGATCGGCAACGGGTTGACCGAGATTTTGACTACGGAGCTTCAAAACACTGGAAAATTCAATATCCTCGAGCGGTCGAATATCGACGAGGCGACGAAGGAAATGGATTTCGGTACAACCGACTACGCCAAAGGAGACACCTTCGCTCGGAAAGGCAACCTCCTGGGCGCACAATACCTACTGATGGGCAAGGTGACAAATTTCAGTTACTCCGAAACTGGCCAACGGAAGCAGAAGATCAATCTGCTTGGCCCTAATACGATTGTGATCGAATATCAGCAGCGAGCGGATGTACGCGTCGACTTCCGGCTGATCAAGGTGGCTACCGGAGAGACTGTCCTATCACAGGCCGGTGACGCGCATTCCACAGCAAAAAGTGAAGTGTCGGAATATGGACTTTTTCAGAGAGTGATCGCGGGAGCAGTCACTCTCGAATCTTCGTCCAGCTTAATCGGAAGAGCGACGACAGATGCTGTTCGGGACATCGTGAGCAAGCTTAATTCACTGCATGAAATGGTTGAATGCGGCGACGATCCGTGGGTAGAAAAGCTTTCTTCTGCAAATCCGACGATTGTGGCGGAAGAAGGTGGCGGACTTTGGATACTTGGAGGCATTGGAAGTGCTGATGGGCTTCGAGTGGGGGACCGCCTGTTGATCAAGCATGACAACGGCGTCAAAGACAAAAGCGGCAAGATTATCTATCACAAACTGGTCGATGTTGGTCAGATGGAGGTCACAGATGTCGGACAGGCAGATCATGCAGAGGCTAGATTCACCGCAGATGCTGGTGCCGGGGGAAGGGTCCCGCAGGTGAATGACCCGGCCACTGTGGATATGGAACACGCTAAACGGCTTCGGGGAGCATTAGGTACACAGACTGACCACCCCACGGACGTAACCTCCAACAAAGAGCAGTTGGAGCAATCGATCAAACGTGCAGAGAGCTATATGCACGACCGGTTCTGGTCACAGGCTTTGGACGAATACAAGCATGCAGCTGCACTCGGCCCCAGTGATGTGCGCGTGCTTGCCGGGGAGGCCCTTTCACATTATGCTCTTGGCGATTTTGTAGAGGGAGACGGTATCGCCGAGAAACTCATTCAGAGCGACGGTGCTCTTATCTTTCCAATCGCACACTATCACGGAATGAACCTGTGCACCGGCCAGCTCACTATTCAGAAAGGGAAGCTGGCGTATACGGGTGGAAACGGTGACGGATTCGATATCTCTGGATCTGCGGTCTCTGATGTGCAAGTCCGGAAAATCTCAAAAGGAATGATGGCCAATGAGAAGATTCCCGATCTGCCAATAATCAACATTAGATTCAAGGACGCTGGCGGTAAAGAAAAGGATTACCAGATGCTGCCTTACATGTACTCGAAGGATGCGTCGACAACAACAGGCAAGAATCTCGCGAGCGCCTTCCCGATGGGCGATAGTGAGATTCGCGACATGCAAAAGTTTGAAGACTCAGTTGTACAGCTAATTCACAAGTTTGTCAGATGA
- a CDS encoding TAXI family TRAP transporter solute-binding subunit, which yields MSIYESRSVETRVTFLRAAGSDVAGDARCRVVLSPSPSVPSTADVPRAKHVEHRKTMVAPLWLSLLSCSFAIPSLMAQTLERPVLLASGESQGNYFRVANAIAEVSARSGIKVQPIVSAGSVENIGMLSSGRADFALVQSDVAVRALLGRLPFTRPITNIELLTPIFTEPVHVLVRDDLFIFSVDELKGKTIATGANGSGGQLTSRSVLEAAGVSMGEFQARALSMDQIVPQLSDESIDAAFITSTVPAGTVVQSMSSREARLLVLDPKLISRLTNTGSYVEAYIPKGPYANQDDDVPTVGTQCLLLVRSNVDPTKVSSVLELLEKERTEIEHATGSKMDLLFRPVAAQLPIQIHPAAKPYLSSGLGIGWFWMGLALLLAIIGAALIWKRAHVRQATSGLADLIAAVLALCGVWLSAALGLYWCERHVNENFETISKSMWSVLVYVSGGFQARAPRTTWGERVAVVAIIVGVALVAWVIAEFGKRYISEELGRWMGRVPVPSHLAEHIILINWDRRVEEMIEELHGPEMKKRPVVVIGQGPSVFPHRPSFERCFWVSGDATDTRVLEQAKVCSAWSIIILASWSSETGQHLDPDVSDAKTVLALIALRGMCDTPVTAEVRSTRNLKAAEAAGRGVRTELVCAENFGANVLTQCAFTPGLADLFQTLLTFNANSDEIYRVKVPDQLKNARFSDVLRFYARRESKARAVIPIAVVRGSKILLNPGDDIGPLNDDDRLFVICDNEQAFDEATKHAAEMFGA from the coding sequence ATGAGTATTTATGAGTCGCGTAGCGTCGAAACGCGGGTGACGTTCTTGAGGGCCGCCGGGAGTGATGTAGCTGGGGATGCGCGATGCCGTGTTGTTTTGTCTCCATCTCCATCTGTACCTTCAACCGCCGATGTTCCGCGCGCGAAGCATGTCGAACACAGGAAGACCATGGTTGCACCTTTATGGTTGTCCCTGTTGAGTTGTTCCTTCGCGATTCCGAGTTTGATGGCGCAAACGCTGGAGCGCCCGGTGCTCCTCGCTTCAGGAGAGAGCCAAGGCAACTATTTCAGGGTGGCAAATGCCATCGCCGAAGTCTCAGCGCGCTCTGGGATCAAAGTTCAACCGATCGTGTCTGCCGGCTCAGTCGAGAACATTGGGATGTTGAGTTCTGGAAGAGCTGACTTTGCATTGGTACAGAGTGATGTCGCAGTGAGAGCGCTCCTCGGGCGCCTCCCTTTCACGAGACCGATCACAAATATTGAATTGCTCACGCCGATCTTCACTGAGCCAGTGCACGTACTGGTCAGAGATGATCTGTTCATCTTCTCGGTTGACGAGCTAAAAGGTAAAACCATCGCTACTGGAGCCAATGGAAGTGGTGGACAGCTCACGTCGCGTTCCGTTCTCGAAGCGGCTGGTGTCTCCATGGGGGAGTTTCAGGCCCGGGCATTGTCAATGGACCAAATAGTTCCGCAACTATCAGATGAGTCGATTGACGCGGCTTTTATCACAAGCACCGTTCCCGCTGGTACTGTCGTCCAGTCAATGTCGAGCCGTGAAGCGCGGCTTCTTGTGCTTGACCCAAAGCTGATATCTCGGCTGACAAATACCGGGAGCTACGTCGAGGCGTATATCCCCAAGGGACCATATGCCAATCAGGACGACGATGTGCCGACTGTTGGTACACAGTGTCTTTTGCTCGTTCGCTCAAATGTGGATCCCACAAAAGTTTCGAGTGTTTTGGAATTGCTTGAAAAGGAGCGAACTGAAATTGAGCACGCCACCGGATCCAAAATGGACTTGCTCTTCAGACCCGTTGCTGCTCAGCTCCCGATTCAGATTCATCCAGCGGCAAAACCTTATCTGTCTTCTGGTCTCGGCATAGGGTGGTTTTGGATGGGCCTCGCGCTCTTGCTTGCAATCATCGGTGCCGCTCTAATCTGGAAGCGGGCCCATGTTCGGCAAGCAACAAGCGGTCTTGCTGATCTCATTGCAGCAGTGCTCGCTCTCTGCGGGGTTTGGTTATCTGCTGCGCTTGGATTGTATTGGTGTGAGCGTCATGTCAACGAAAACTTTGAAACCATCTCCAAATCCATGTGGTCGGTGCTCGTGTATGTTTCCGGTGGATTCCAGGCGAGAGCACCAAGAACTACATGGGGTGAGAGAGTAGCTGTTGTTGCGATCATCGTGGGAGTCGCATTGGTAGCGTGGGTTATAGCGGAATTCGGAAAGAGATACATTTCGGAAGAGCTAGGAAGATGGATGGGGAGGGTTCCTGTGCCAAGTCACCTCGCAGAACACATCATTCTCATTAATTGGGATCGCCGTGTGGAAGAGATGATTGAAGAATTGCACGGGCCGGAGATGAAAAAGCGGCCCGTCGTTGTTATAGGTCAAGGTCCGTCAGTCTTTCCGCACCGACCATCGTTCGAAAGATGTTTTTGGGTTTCGGGAGATGCAACTGACACTAGAGTTCTAGAGCAGGCGAAGGTTTGCTCGGCTTGGTCAATCATCATACTTGCCTCGTGGTCGAGTGAGACTGGTCAGCACTTGGATCCGGATGTATCAGATGCGAAGACTGTACTCGCACTAATCGCTTTGCGTGGAATGTGTGATACACCGGTGACCGCCGAAGTTCGCTCCACCAGGAATTTGAAAGCTGCTGAGGCAGCTGGAAGGGGGGTGCGCACAGAACTTGTATGTGCAGAGAATTTCGGCGCGAATGTTCTGACCCAATGCGCCTTTACTCCTGGGCTAGCAGACTTGTTTCAAACTCTGCTTACCTTTAATGCCAACTCAGACGAGATTTATAGAGTGAAGGTGCCTGACCAGCTGAAGAATGCCCGGTTCTCCGATGTGTTGCGTTTTTATGCCAGAAGGGAATCAAAGGCACGCGCTGTGATCCCAATTGCCGTTGTGCGCGGAAGTAAGATCTTACTGAATCCGGGAGATGACATAGGACCATTGAATGATGATGATCGGTTGTTTGTGATTTGCGATAATGAGCAGGCATTCGATGAGGCCACAAAGCATGCGGCAGAAATGTTTGGGGCTTAG